The Oscillospiraceae bacterium genome contains a region encoding:
- the spoVFB gene encoding dipicolinate synthase subunit B, producing MEERTVVWALCGSFCTFEKVLPLIGRMAAGGTKILPLMSFNAAGLDTRFGRAADWKMRLYAATGSQPIETLQGAEPLGPQNMAGAMIIAPCTGATLAKLAHGISDTPVTLGAKSMLRAGKPVILAVSTNDGLAASFENLAILLNRKNYYLVPFAQDDYLKKPCSLQSDFELIGDTLECALRGRQIQPLLNL from the coding sequence ATGGAAGAGAGAACCGTGGTGTGGGCGCTGTGCGGCAGCTTCTGCACCTTTGAAAAGGTCCTGCCGCTCATCGGCCGCATGGCGGCGGGAGGGACGAAGATCCTGCCGCTGATGAGCTTTAATGCGGCCGGGCTGGACACCCGCTTTGGCCGCGCGGCGGACTGGAAAATGCGCCTGTACGCCGCCACGGGCAGCCAGCCCATTGAAACGCTGCAGGGCGCGGAGCCCCTGGGGCCCCAAAACATGGCGGGGGCGATGATCATTGCGCCATGCACAGGGGCCACCCTGGCAAAGCTGGCCCACGGCATCAGCGACACGCCGGTAACCCTGGGGGCAAAGAGCATGCTGCGGGCGGGAAAACCCGTGATCCTGGCGGTGAGCACCAACGACGGCCTGGCCGCGAGCTTTGAGAACCTGGCCATTTTGCTGAACCGCAAAAATTATTACCTTGTGCCCTTTGCACAGGACGATTACCTGAAAAAGCCGTGCAGCCTGCAGAGCGATTTTGAGCTGATCGGGGATACGCTGGAATGCGCGCTGCGCGGCCGCCAGATCCAGCCGCTGCTGAACCTGTGA
- the dpaA gene encoding dipicolinate synthase subunit A yields MGENTKKVFAVIGDDARQLAAADYLRAQGFEALGAEDVYKADYVLLPMPMSADRAGFARLLRAAKPGALAFGGKVSAQAKAAADAAHIGLEDYLEREELAQLNAIPTAEGCIALILQNRRRTIWRSPVLVLGYGRCAQSVARRLAALDAQVTVAARKHGQQAMAMSHGLAAVPLGELLAVLPGFDVVVNTIPAPVLGERELAAMPGGSLVVDLASLPGGTDFEAARELGVNAIHALSLPARCAPVTAGEFVARAVLAMLQERGEVF; encoded by the coding sequence ATGGGGGAGAACACAAAAAAAGTGTTCGCCGTGATCGGCGACGACGCCCGCCAGCTTGCAGCGGCGGACTATCTGCGCGCGCAGGGCTTTGAGGCCTTGGGCGCCGAGGACGTTTATAAGGCGGATTATGTGCTGCTGCCCATGCCCATGTCGGCAGACAGGGCGGGGTTTGCCCGCCTTTTGAGGGCGGCAAAGCCCGGGGCATTGGCCTTTGGCGGCAAAGTGAGCGCCCAGGCAAAGGCCGCGGCGGACGCGGCGCACATCGGCCTGGAGGACTATTTGGAGCGGGAGGAGCTGGCCCAGCTGAACGCCATTCCCACCGCAGAGGGATGTATCGCCTTGATCCTGCAAAACCGCAGGCGCACCATCTGGCGCAGCCCGGTGCTGGTGCTGGGGTACGGCCGGTGCGCCCAATCGGTGGCGCGGCGTTTGGCGGCGCTGGACGCCCAGGTGACGGTGGCGGCCCGCAAGCACGGCCAGCAGGCAATGGCCATGAGCCATGGGCTTGCGGCCGTGCCGCTGGGGGAGCTGCTGGCCGTGCTGCCCGGGTTCGACGTGGTGGTGAACACCATCCCGGCGCCGGTGCTGGGGGAACGGGAGCTGGCGGCCATGCCGGGCGGCAGCCTGGTGGTGGATCTGGCCAGCCTGCCCGGCGGCACGGATTTTGAGGCGGCGCGGGAACTGGGAGTCAACGCCATCCATGCGCTGAGCCTGCCCGCACGGTGCGCGCCGGTGACGGCGGGCGAGTTTGTGGCGCGGGCCGTTCTGGCCATGCTGCAAGAGAGGGGAGAGGTGTTTTAA
- the murC gene encoding UDP-N-acetylmuramate--L-alanine ligase, translating to MIFEVKRMDFFGGFNPKLLDGVKRLHFIGIGGSGMYPLVQILHSKGYQITGSDVNEGTIIDAERALGIAVHMSHQAENVLGADMVIYSAAIHSDNPELQEADARGIPTLERSVLLGYVSRLYPRSVCVAGTHGKTTTTSMITSMLELAGRDPAAVIGGKLPLIGGYGKAGKGNCIVIEACEYAETFLKLTPDIAVLLNIDNDHLDYYGTMGQLKFAFKKFALMATHTIVANADDEGVIQIINSIDRNVRTFGIQKGADYQAVNIREYKPGFYEFDVTEWEMPYAHLRLGAPGYHNIYNALAMVSCSRLLGLTPGDAEAAAQDFKGAGRRFEILGEISGVTIADDYAHHPTEVAATLSTAKKLGFKRVWAVHQPFTYSRTKALLDEFALVLRAADKVVLTPIMGSREVDDGSVKTADLAAKVPGSVEVAGLREAAEYIKAHAEPGDFVITLGCGDVYKAARMMLE from the coding sequence GTGATTTTTGAGGTGAAGCGCATGGATTTCTTCGGCGGGTTCAACCCGAAACTGTTAGACGGCGTAAAGCGCCTGCATTTTATCGGCATCGGCGGCAGCGGCATGTATCCCCTGGTGCAGATTCTGCACTCCAAAGGCTACCAGATCACCGGCAGCGATGTGAACGAGGGCACCATCATCGACGCGGAGCGCGCCCTTGGCATCGCCGTGCACATGAGCCACCAGGCTGAAAACGTGCTGGGGGCCGACATGGTCATCTACTCTGCCGCCATTCACAGCGATAACCCTGAGCTGCAGGAGGCCGACGCCCGCGGCATCCCCACACTGGAGCGCAGCGTGCTTTTGGGCTACGTCAGCCGGCTGTATCCCCGCAGCGTGTGTGTGGCGGGCACCCACGGCAAGACCACCACCACCTCCATGATCACCAGCATGCTGGAGCTGGCCGGCCGCGATCCGGCCGCGGTGATCGGCGGCAAGCTGCCCCTCATCGGCGGCTACGGCAAGGCGGGCAAGGGCAACTGCATCGTAATCGAGGCCTGCGAATACGCCGAAACCTTTCTGAAGCTCACGCCGGACATTGCCGTGCTTCTGAACATCGACAACGACCACCTGGACTATTACGGCACCATGGGCCAGTTGAAATTCGCCTTTAAAAAGTTTGCGCTCATGGCCACCCACACCATCGTGGCCAATGCCGACGACGAGGGCGTCATCCAGATCATCAACAGCATCGACCGGAACGTGCGCACCTTCGGCATCCAAAAGGGCGCCGACTACCAGGCGGTGAACATCCGGGAATACAAGCCCGGCTTTTATGAGTTCGACGTGACCGAATGGGAAATGCCCTATGCCCACCTGCGCCTGGGCGCGCCGGGCTACCACAACATTTACAACGCCCTCGCCATGGTGAGCTGCTCGCGCCTCCTGGGCCTCACCCCCGGCGACGCCGAGGCTGCCGCCCAGGATTTCAAGGGCGCGGGCCGCCGGTTCGAGATCCTGGGCGAAATCAGCGGCGTCACCATTGCCGACGATTACGCCCACCACCCCACCGAGGTGGCCGCCACCCTGAGCACCGCCAAAAAGCTCGGCTTCAAGCGGGTCTGGGCGGTGCATCAGCCCTTCACCTACAGCCGCACCAAGGCCCTTTTGGATGAATTCGCCCTGGTCCTGCGCGCGGCCGACAAGGTTGTCCTCACCCCCATCATGGGCAGCCGCGAGGTGGACGACGGCAGCGTAAAGACCGCGGATCTGGCCGCCAAGGTGCCGGGCAGCGTTGAGGTGGCGGGCCTCAGGGAGGCGGCGGAATATATCAAGGCCCACGCCGAACCCGGCGATTTTGTGATTACCCTCGGCTGCGGCGACGTTTACAAGGCCGCCCGCATGATGCTGGAATAA
- the dltA gene encoding D-alanine--poly(phosphoribitol) ligase subunit 1, with product MLLEAIRRSALRQGDKPAYRCGTARLSYRQLWSGALRLAAALKAQGAGPVLVWGHKEPAVPLSFLACLLAGRPYVPCDVSCPPARAQSICRESGASLVLACAPLPPFGDTPVITPPAPAVLCAPGPLPAWEPPSSGDAYILFTSGSSGQPKGVRVTLANLEHFTAWFLSLPAMAETAGGVCVNQALYSFDLSVADLYPTWVAGGTLFALDTACQQDLTALYSALAESGGTRRTCTPSFIRLCLRDPRFCPQLMPRLRAVFFCGDVLPPRAAAALHQRFPGARLVNAYGPTEATCAVCAVELAFPLPPGPCPVGRAAGAAVRLCILDEAGRPLPAGRPGEICLVGPSVAAGYLGGAPGGFCTLQGSAAYRTGDQGFLKDGLLWFSGRRDRQVKYKGYRVEPAELEAALLALSGVRHAAVLALPGPGASVAGLAAFVEWAGRPLAPAALREQLARTLPAYLLPRRCVSLAAMPFTPAGKPDLRALKEFL from the coding sequence ATGCTTCTGGAAGCGATCCGGCGCAGCGCGCTGCGCCAGGGCGATAAGCCCGCCTACCGCTGCGGCACAGCCAGGCTGAGCTACCGGCAGCTCTGGAGCGGGGCGCTCCGTTTGGCCGCCGCCCTGAAAGCCCAGGGCGCGGGGCCGGTGCTGGTCTGGGGGCACAAGGAGCCTGCGGTGCCCCTCTCCTTCCTGGCCTGCCTGCTGGCGGGCCGCCCCTACGTGCCCTGCGATGTTTCCTGCCCGCCTGCCAGGGCGCAAAGCATCTGCCGCGAGTCGGGTGCCTCCCTTGTGCTCGCCTGCGCGCCGCTGCCGCCTTTCGGGGATACGCCGGTGATCACGCCCCCCGCGCCGGCCGTTCTCTGTGCCCCTGGGCCGCTGCCCGCGTGGGAGCCGCCCTCTTCGGGGGACGCGTACATTTTGTTCACCTCCGGCAGTTCCGGGCAGCCCAAAGGGGTGCGGGTAACACTGGCGAATCTCGAGCACTTCACCGCCTGGTTTTTGTCCCTGCCTGCCATGGCCGAAACTGCAGGCGGCGTCTGCGTGAACCAGGCGCTCTATTCCTTTGATCTCTCGGTGGCCGACCTCTACCCCACCTGGGTGGCCGGCGGCACGCTCTTCGCCCTGGACACAGCCTGCCAGCAGGATCTCACTGCCCTCTACTCAGCGCTGGCCGAAAGCGGCGGCACACGGCGCACCTGCACCCCCTCTTTTATCCGGCTGTGCCTGCGGGACCCCCGTTTCTGCCCGCAGCTGATGCCCCGGCTGCGCGCTGTCTTTTTTTGCGGGGACGTTCTGCCGCCCCGGGCGGCGGCGGCCCTGCACCAGCGCTTTCCCGGCGCCCGGCTGGTGAACGCTTACGGCCCCACCGAGGCCACCTGTGCCGTGTGCGCGGTGGAACTGGCTTTCCCCCTGCCCCCTGGCCCCTGCCCGGTGGGCCGGGCGGCCGGCGCTGCGGTGCGGCTTTGCATTCTGGATGAGGCCGGCCGCCCCCTGCCCGCGGGCCGGCCCGGCGAGATCTGCCTTGTGGGGCCCAGTGTGGCGGCGGGATACCTGGGCGGCGCGCCGGGCGGGTTTTGCACGCTGCAGGGCAGCGCCGCCTACCGCACCGGGGATCAAGGCTTTTTAAAAGACGGCCTTTTGTGGTTTTCAGGCCGCAGAGACCGCCAGGTGAAATACAAGGGCTACCGGGTGGAGCCCGCCGAGCTGGAAGCCGCCCTGCTGGCGCTTTCGGGCGTGCGCCACGCGGCGGTTCTGGCGCTGCCGGGGCCGGGCGCCTCGGTGGCCGGGCTCGCGGCATTTGTCGAGTGGGCGGGCCGCCCCCTCGCCCCCGCCGCGCTTCGGGAGCAGCTGGCCCGCACCCTGCCCGCCTACCTTTTACCGCGCCGGTGCGTTTCCCTGGCCGCCATGCCCTTTACCCCCGCCGGAAAACCCGACCTGCGCGCTTTAAAGGAGTTTTTATAA
- a CDS encoding cation diffusion facilitator transporter, whose protein sequence is MEQRTNEQVAMRVSALTIVENIGLSAFKLAAGLLAHSGAMVSDAVHSASDVMTTLVVMVGVKLANKASDKEHPYGHERLECVAAILLAVMLGLTGLGIGWAGVEKISTGGAGLAAPGGLALAAALVSILVKEAMYWYTRAAAKKTGSGALMADAWHHRSDALSSVGSFIGILGARMGLPILDPIASVVICVFVVKAAVDIFRDAVSKMTDRSCDDATLQALRETVLANEQVLGVDRLTTRLFGDKFYVELEIATDPDLPLLRAHEIAEQVHDAVERDFAKVKHCMVHVNPAEKHP, encoded by the coding sequence ATGGAACAGCGTACCAACGAACAAGTGGCAATGCGGGTATCCGCGCTCACCATTGTGGAAAACATTGGGCTGAGCGCCTTTAAACTGGCGGCGGGGCTGCTTGCCCACTCCGGGGCCATGGTTTCGGACGCCGTTCACTCGGCATCCGATGTGATGACCACCCTTGTTGTGATGGTGGGCGTGAAGCTTGCCAACAAGGCGTCCGACAAGGAACACCCCTACGGGCATGAACGGCTGGAGTGTGTGGCGGCGATCCTTCTGGCGGTTATGTTGGGGCTTACCGGCCTGGGCATTGGCTGGGCGGGGGTCGAAAAGATCAGCACCGGCGGCGCCGGGCTTGCGGCGCCCGGCGGGCTGGCGCTTGCGGCCGCCCTTGTTTCCATCCTTGTGAAGGAGGCCATGTATTGGTATACCCGCGCCGCCGCCAAGAAAACAGGCTCCGGCGCGCTGATGGCCGATGCATGGCACCACCGCTCGGACGCCCTTTCTTCCGTGGGCAGCTTTATTGGAATATTGGGCGCCCGGATGGGGCTGCCCATTCTGGACCCCATCGCCAGCGTGGTGATCTGTGTTTTTGTTGTGAAGGCGGCGGTGGACATTTTTCGGGACGCCGTTTCCAAGATGACCGATCGCTCCTGCGACGACGCGACCTTGCAGGCCCTGCGCGAGACCGTGCTTGCCAACGAACAGGTGCTGGGGGTGGACCGCCTGACCACCCGCCTGTTTGGGGACAAATTTTACGTGGAGCTGGAAATTGCGACCGATCCGGATCTGCCGCTGCTGCGGGCCCACGAGATCGCCGAGCAGGTGCATGATGCGGTGGAACGGGATTTTGCCAAGGTCAAGCATTGTATGGTTCATGTAAACCCTGCAGAGAAACACCCATGA
- a CDS encoding mRNA interferase, giving the protein MEVHRGEVFYADLSPVVGSEQGGVRPVLILQNDVGNRHSPTVIAAAITSKQDKTHLPTHIGLPAQTCGLTRDSIVLLEQIRTLDKRRLREKAGQLSREDQHRVDQALEISVGLTSM; this is encoded by the coding sequence ATGGAAGTTCATAGAGGCGAAGTGTTTTACGCGGATTTGAGCCCGGTGGTGGGCTCGGAGCAGGGCGGGGTGCGGCCGGTGCTGATTTTGCAGAACGACGTGGGCAACCGGCACAGCCCCACGGTGATCGCGGCGGCCATTACCTCGAAGCAGGACAAGACCCACCTGCCCACCCACATTGGGCTGCCGGCCCAGACCTGCGGCCTGACGCGGGACAGCATCGTGCTGCTGGAACAGATCCGCACCCTGGACAAGCGCCGCCTGCGGGAAAAGGCAGGGCAGCTTTCCCGCGAGGACCAGCACCGGGTGGACCAGGCGCTGGAGATCAGCGTGGGCCTTACCAGCATGTAA
- the pheS gene encoding phenylalanine--tRNA ligase alpha subunit encodes MKEALEQIRRTADELIAAAADEKAVDELRVRFLGKKGELTGILKQMGRLSAEERPVIGALANEVREGIDAHIRARMKELAEAALTARLAAETIDVTLPGTQPVQGGLHPFHLVLSELKDIFLGMGFDVVEGPEVELDHYNFEMLNMPKSHPARDTQDTFYITENILLRTQTSPMQIRTMEQKKAPIRIIAPGRVYRSDAVDATHSPLFHQIEGLVVDEGITFTDLKGTLEVFIQKLYGPETRVRFRPHHFPYTEPSAEMDMSCFKCGGKGCPLCKGEGWIEILGCGMVHPKVLENCGIDPERYSGYAFGVGLERITMMRYGIDDMRLLYENDLRFLKQFN; translated from the coding sequence ATGAAAGAGGCATTGGAACAGATCCGCCGCACGGCGGACGAGCTCATCGCCGCCGCGGCCGACGAAAAGGCCGTGGACGAATTGCGGGTGCGCTTTCTTGGCAAAAAAGGCGAGCTCACTGGCATTTTAAAGCAGATGGGCAGGCTTTCCGCCGAGGAGCGTCCGGTCATCGGCGCTCTGGCGAACGAGGTGCGCGAGGGCATCGACGCCCACATCCGCGCCCGCATGAAAGAGCTGGCCGAGGCCGCGCTCACCGCGCGCCTTGCCGCCGAGACCATCGACGTTACCCTGCCCGGCACCCAGCCCGTGCAGGGGGGCCTGCACCCGTTCCATCTGGTGCTGAGCGAACTCAAGGATATCTTCCTGGGCATGGGCTTCGATGTGGTCGAAGGCCCCGAGGTCGAGCTGGACCACTACAACTTCGAGATGCTCAACATGCCCAAAAGCCACCCGGCGCGCGACACGCAGGATACCTTCTACATCACTGAAAACATCCTGCTTCGCACCCAGACCAGCCCCATGCAGATCCGCACCATGGAGCAGAAAAAGGCCCCCATCCGCATCATCGCGCCGGGCCGGGTCTACCGCTCCGACGCCGTCGACGCCACCCATTCGCCCCTGTTCCACCAGATCGAGGGCCTGGTGGTGGACGAGGGCATCACCTTCACCGACCTGAAGGGCACCCTGGAGGTGTTCATCCAAAAGCTGTACGGGCCTGAGACCCGGGTGCGCTTCCGGCCCCATCACTTCCCTTATACTGAGCCCAGCGCCGAGATGGACATGAGCTGCTTTAAGTGCGGCGGCAAGGGCTGCCCGCTGTGCAAAGGCGAGGGCTGGATCGAGATCCTGGGCTGCGGCATGGTGCACCCCAAGGTGCTGGAAAACTGCGGCATCGACCCCGAGAGATACAGCGGCTACGCCTTCGGCGTGGGGCTCGAGCGCATCACCATGATGCGCTACGGCATCGACGACATGCGCCTTCTGTACGAAAACGACCTGCGCTTTTTGAAGCAGTTCAACTGA